In a single window of the Bradyrhizobium erythrophlei genome:
- a CDS encoding HD domain-containing protein produces the protein MKKVSVTKIEINISARVSISIFHATFPVNGARRGCHVPVMAAIVLSAGIHLPTGIPLSPVQEALTIFAPKHRLGERWDVPSRGKNLKERAMIQMKPRKLMHRRAFLKVSSTTAGAIAVSSQLSERAAGQSVDESSTFRRPKTILPVPTPSPQFQQVEAGVPDTQLTREAAGLLREFSTPVLINHSHRVFFWANEMGRQTGQKFDAELLFICAAFHDLGLVKKFSSDTDRFEVDSANAVRQFLEHHGVPSARIQTAWDAIALHTTPGIAAYKPLEVELLYNGVALDSLGVGYETFPAEVRTKVVTQFPRVNFKQQIAEAFFHGFEHKPETTVYTCNEDICSHFIRNYKHSNFYDQVQNSPFQNSPV, from the coding sequence TTGAAAAAGGTCAGTGTGACTAAGATCGAAATAAATATTTCGGCACGCGTTTCAATTTCAATTTTTCACGCCACGTTCCCTGTGAACGGAGCGCGCCGAGGCTGCCATGTGCCAGTAATGGCGGCGATCGTGCTATCGGCGGGCATACACCTACCAACCGGCATTCCTTTATCGCCGGTGCAAGAAGCGCTGACAATTTTCGCGCCCAAGCACCGCTTGGGCGAGCGTTGGGATGTTCCGTCGAGGGGGAAGAACCTCAAGGAGAGAGCCATGATCCAGATGAAGCCTCGAAAATTAATGCATCGCCGCGCGTTTTTGAAGGTGTCTTCCACCACAGCGGGTGCCATTGCAGTCAGTAGTCAGCTCAGTGAGCGGGCCGCTGGGCAGTCTGTTGACGAGTCGTCAACATTTCGTCGCCCCAAGACCATTCTTCCGGTGCCAACTCCTTCGCCCCAGTTTCAGCAGGTGGAGGCCGGAGTTCCCGACACTCAATTGACCCGTGAGGCGGCCGGGTTGCTGCGAGAATTCAGCACGCCGGTGCTGATCAACCATTCGCATCGCGTGTTCTTCTGGGCAAACGAGATGGGACGCCAAACGGGACAGAAGTTCGATGCGGAGCTTCTGTTCATCTGCGCTGCCTTCCACGATTTGGGTCTGGTTAAGAAGTTCAGCAGCGACACTGACCGTTTCGAAGTCGATAGCGCGAACGCGGTCCGTCAGTTTCTCGAGCATCATGGCGTGCCCAGCGCCCGCATTCAGACCGCCTGGGACGCGATAGCGCTTCACACCACTCCCGGCATTGCGGCGTACAAGCCCTTGGAAGTGGAGCTTCTGTACAACGGCGTAGCCCTGGATTCACTCGGCGTTGGGTACGAAACCTTTCCTGCCGAGGTTCGTACGAAAGTGGTCACCCAGTTTCCGCGGGTCAATTTCAAGCAGCAAATCGCAGAGGCATTCTTTCATGGCTTCGAACACAAGCCTGAAACGACTGTGTATACCTGCAACGAAGACATCTGCTCGCATTTCATCCGCAACTACAAGCACAGCAACTTCTACGATCAGGTCCAGAATTCACCGTTCCAAAACTCGCCGGTGTGA
- a CDS encoding LysR family transcriptional regulator, which produces MLLRHVRYLKAVANDGSFTRAAAALQASQPALSRSTRDLEERLGAAA; this is translated from the coding sequence ATGCTGCTGCGCCACGTGCGGTATCTTAAGGCCGTTGCCAATGACGGCAGCTTCACCCGCGCCGCCGCAGCGCTGCAGGCGTCCCAGCCCGCGCTCTCCCGGTCGACCCGCGACCTCGAGGAGCGGTTGGGTGCAGCTGCTTGA
- a CDS encoding YidH family protein — protein MGRHLSSIAHKKAARSRGAGEVEMDTPIKAKPAVDLRDYLAEERTFLAWVRTGIALMGFGFVVARFGIFLEQLHLPQRFSAAQPHEFSPWFGVALITTGALVNLFSARRFMHLADEVDRNQFADRSLSRQGVFTASFLTLVGIAMTIYLILFLAQPPDAAFVSIASGK, from the coding sequence ATGGGCCGCCACCTCTCAAGTATCGCACACAAGAAGGCTGCGCGATCCCGTGGAGCCGGTGAAGTTGAAATGGATACGCCCATAAAAGCAAAGCCAGCGGTGGACCTGCGGGACTATCTGGCGGAAGAGCGAACGTTTCTCGCCTGGGTTCGCACCGGCATCGCGCTGATGGGATTCGGGTTCGTGGTGGCGCGCTTTGGGATTTTCTTGGAGCAGCTCCACCTACCGCAACGGTTTTCCGCCGCTCAGCCCCACGAGTTTTCACCCTGGTTTGGAGTCGCGCTCATCACGACCGGCGCACTCGTGAACCTGTTTTCCGCACGGCGTTTTATGCACCTGGCCGACGAAGTAGACCGGAACCAGTTCGCAGATCGCTCGCTCTCCAGGCAAGGTGTGTTCACGGCCTCGTTCCTGACGCTGGTCGGCATTGCCATGACCATTTACCTGATCTTATTTCTGGCGCAGCCGCCGGACGCGGCATTCGTCAGCATCGCGAGCGGCAAATAG
- a CDS encoding ATP-binding protein, whose amino-acid sequence MSEASANLVYACEQWEIDLGRRELRSRGIPVPFGGRAFEIVKVLVQSATELVTKDHMMERVWPGAIVGEGTLHVHISAVRKALGPDRGLPKTASGRGYRLLGSWTPQQREGTAPPVYSPLTRTSGAPPANNLLPLITRLIGRTAAAQFVRDLVSAYRVVTLTGPGGIGKTSLAIEAVRYLLPDFEDGGWIVELASLSDPGLVPSTVASTLGLKLAGEISADSVARAVGGRHLLLVLDNCEHVIDAVANLAETFTRLCPRTTIVATSREVLRIDGESVYRVPPLDVPAPGQAAPDYILQYSAVELFIARTKALNAGFSPHAEDLASIATICRRLDGIPLAIEFAAARAAVLGVQLVAAGLRDRFALLTAGRRTALPRQRTLRATLDWSHELLPETERWLLRRLAVFPGGFTIDAAVAVMTDTGFDASAVLDGIANLIAKSWVALDKSGAAARWTLLETIRAYALEKLVEHAEAGIAAEHHALYFRDLFTPQARGARSSLSDEDLARHVREIDNVRAALDWSFSSAGDQAIGIDLTVAYAPVWRHLSQMSECSERCERALLSLEPHVTANMPLRMELQINLASAIFITMGSPEQAKALLIEALATADALNDLNAQAGALSMLISIYFSRGEYGRAQIAAERIEQIAHRIGDPIHLRFAYQQMAATLLTRGRSREAQQYLERVLRFSAASGDRRDAIYYNSNDHAADRATLAAALWMQGFTDQALNEARLSLKELQGADHPLLLCRTLYGISRMSKMTGDFATADREIARLIEVAKGSNAHLWETAAHFLKGKLLVERGEFAQGLLVLRDAFETCDRTGWHISYEEYKGALALGLAGIGRLDEALIALDDAMAADRKGAGGRGWYAPELFRIKGEVLLQQAADQLVLAAEDCFTQAAQMVREQGALFGSCGSPSALPV is encoded by the coding sequence GTGTCTGAAGCAAGCGCCAATCTGGTCTATGCGTGCGAGCAATGGGAAATCGACCTCGGCCGGCGCGAGCTGCGGTCGCGCGGGATTCCGGTGCCGTTCGGCGGCCGGGCCTTCGAGATCGTCAAGGTCCTCGTACAATCGGCCACCGAGCTCGTCACCAAGGACCATATGATGGAACGGGTGTGGCCGGGCGCCATCGTCGGCGAAGGTACGCTCCACGTTCACATCTCCGCGGTCCGCAAGGCGCTGGGTCCGGATCGTGGCCTGCCGAAGACCGCTTCCGGTCGCGGCTATCGCCTGCTCGGGAGCTGGACCCCCCAGCAGCGGGAAGGGACCGCCCCGCCGGTCTATTCACCCCTGACCCGCACATCCGGAGCGCCACCGGCGAACAATCTTCTCCCGCTCATTACGCGCCTGATCGGTCGGACCGCGGCTGCGCAGTTTGTCCGAGACCTCGTCTCTGCCTATCGGGTGGTGACCTTGACAGGCCCCGGCGGCATCGGGAAGACCTCCCTGGCCATCGAAGCCGTCCGTTACCTCCTGCCCGACTTTGAAGACGGGGGGTGGATCGTCGAACTGGCCTCGCTGTCCGACCCCGGCCTCGTCCCGTCCACGGTAGCCAGCACGCTCGGGCTCAAGCTCGCCGGCGAGATTTCGGCGGACTCTGTCGCTCGCGCCGTTGGTGGAAGACATCTTCTCCTTGTGCTCGATAATTGCGAGCACGTCATCGACGCGGTGGCGAACCTGGCCGAGACCTTCACGCGCTTGTGCCCCCGCACCACGATTGTGGCAACCAGCCGCGAAGTCCTGCGGATCGACGGTGAATCCGTCTATCGCGTTCCGCCGCTCGACGTGCCCGCTCCCGGGCAAGCGGCGCCGGACTACATATTGCAATACAGCGCGGTGGAGCTGTTCATCGCCAGGACAAAAGCGCTGAACGCAGGCTTCTCGCCGCACGCCGAAGACCTCGCCTCGATTGCCACGATCTGTCGGCGCCTCGACGGCATACCGCTCGCTATCGAGTTCGCGGCGGCTCGCGCGGCGGTTCTCGGCGTTCAGCTGGTAGCCGCCGGCTTGCGCGATCGCTTCGCGCTGTTGACGGCCGGCCGCCGCACCGCGCTTCCGCGGCAGCGGACACTGCGCGCGACGCTCGATTGGAGCCATGAGCTGCTGCCCGAAACAGAGCGGTGGTTGCTGCGGCGCCTGGCCGTCTTCCCCGGCGGCTTCACCATCGATGCCGCCGTCGCCGTCATGACGGATACCGGATTCGATGCGTCGGCGGTGCTGGACGGCATCGCCAATCTCATCGCAAAATCATGGGTGGCGCTGGACAAATCGGGCGCCGCCGCCCGCTGGACTCTGCTGGAAACGATCCGTGCCTACGCGCTCGAGAAGCTTGTCGAGCACGCCGAGGCCGGCATTGCCGCGGAACACCATGCATTGTATTTTCGCGATCTCTTCACACCGCAGGCGCGAGGCGCCAGATCGTCTTTATCGGATGAGGACTTGGCGCGCCATGTCCGAGAGATCGACAACGTTCGCGCGGCGCTCGACTGGTCGTTCTCCTCGGCCGGAGACCAGGCGATTGGCATCGACCTCACAGTCGCCTATGCGCCGGTCTGGCGACACCTGTCGCAGATGAGTGAGTGCAGCGAGCGCTGCGAACGCGCGTTGCTCAGTCTTGAACCACATGTGACCGCGAACATGCCGCTGCGAATGGAGCTGCAGATAAACCTCGCGAGCGCGATCTTCATCACGATGGGCTCCCCAGAACAGGCAAAAGCTCTCCTGATCGAGGCCCTCGCAACTGCCGATGCGCTGAATGATCTCAATGCGCAGGCGGGGGCTCTGTCGATGCTGATATCCATTTACTTCTCTCGCGGGGAATACGGTAGGGCGCAGATCGCCGCGGAACGGATCGAGCAAATTGCGCATCGGATCGGCGACCCGATACACCTCCGCTTCGCCTATCAGCAAATGGCCGCCACGCTTCTCACGAGAGGCAGATCTCGCGAGGCCCAGCAATATTTGGAACGCGTTCTTCGATTTTCCGCCGCGTCGGGGGACCGCCGCGACGCGATTTATTACAATTCGAACGACCATGCGGCGGACCGGGCGACGTTGGCTGCGGCGCTTTGGATGCAGGGTTTCACAGACCAGGCGCTCAATGAAGCTCGCCTGAGCCTGAAAGAGCTGCAAGGCGCAGATCACCCACTCCTGCTTTGCCGGACACTGTACGGCATCAGCCGCATGTCAAAGATGACAGGTGACTTCGCAACCGCCGATCGGGAGATCGCGCGCTTGATCGAGGTGGCCAAAGGTTCGAACGCGCACCTCTGGGAGACCGCGGCTCACTTCCTGAAAGGGAAGTTGTTGGTCGAACGCGGCGAGTTCGCGCAAGGCCTGCTGGTGTTGCGCGATGCCTTCGAGACCTGCGACCGAACCGGGTGGCACATATCGTATGAGGAGTACAAGGGCGCTCTCGCGTTAGGGCTTGCCGGGATAGGGCGGCTCGACGAGGCTCTCATTGCCTTGGATGACGCGATGGCGGCCGACCGCAAGGGCGCGGGCGGGCGCGGGTGGTATGCCCCTGAGTTGTTCCGCATCAAAGGCGAAGTTCTGCTCCAGCAAGCGGCCGATCAACTCGTCTTGGCGGCCGAAGATTGCTTTACCCAGGCGGCCCAAATGGTCCGCGAGCAGGGCGCTCTATTTGGGAGCTGCGGGTCGCCCTCAGCGTTGCCCGTTTGA
- a CDS encoding sulfite oxidase codes for MEGSERRYVDNTIQFPSAGLIIRQKEPKNLEAPFDRIDSYLTPTELFYIRSHFPIPALDRAAYQLRIDGAVRRPFTLSYDELRNMPSETRVATLECAGNSRVFLVPQVQGAQWELGAVSNAEWTGVPLRALLDRAELSEDACEIVLEGADRGTPKEEPIPPEPISYVWGVPRAKAIQPEVLIAYQMNGRDLPRDHGFPARAIVPGHYGMASVKWLTGIHAVREPFHGYWQTSDYAYWASMDGKPVRRPLGEMQIKSEIARPRVYETLAPNQIYTVSGAAWTGETDVTEIAVSTDGGRTWAQAEFLDPVRRHAWRRWTFDWLTPKEPGQYTLLARAKDADGLIQPDKHDQNYGTYVINHPLPIDVFVDGSGGPRP; via the coding sequence ATGGAAGGCTCGGAAAGGCGCTACGTCGACAATACGATTCAGTTCCCTTCGGCGGGTCTCATCATCCGGCAAAAGGAGCCAAAGAATCTGGAGGCTCCATTCGACCGGATCGACTCATATCTCACTCCCACAGAACTGTTCTACATCCGCAGCCATTTTCCGATACCAGCCTTGGACCGTGCCGCCTATCAACTACGCATCGACGGTGCGGTCAGGCGTCCATTCACATTGAGCTACGACGAGCTGCGCAACATGCCGTCCGAGACCCGGGTGGCGACTTTGGAGTGCGCCGGTAATAGCCGAGTCTTTCTCGTCCCGCAGGTGCAAGGCGCTCAGTGGGAACTCGGAGCCGTCAGCAATGCAGAATGGACTGGTGTGCCCCTGCGGGCCTTGCTGGATCGCGCCGAGTTGTCAGAAGATGCCTGCGAGATCGTGCTGGAAGGAGCGGATCGGGGAACACCTAAAGAAGAGCCCATACCTCCCGAACCGATCTCGTACGTCTGGGGTGTGCCCCGGGCCAAGGCAATTCAGCCGGAAGTCCTGATCGCCTACCAGATGAACGGTCGCGATCTTCCGCGGGATCACGGATTTCCGGCCCGCGCAATCGTTCCTGGACATTATGGAATGGCGTCCGTCAAGTGGCTGACGGGTATCCACGCCGTACGCGAACCGTTTCACGGTTATTGGCAGACATCGGATTATGCCTACTGGGCTTCGATGGATGGAAAGCCCGTGCGGCGCCCGTTGGGAGAAATGCAGATCAAGTCCGAAATCGCGCGACCACGTGTCTACGAAACCCTGGCCCCGAACCAGATCTACACGGTTTCCGGCGCTGCATGGACGGGCGAGACCGACGTGACCGAGATTGCAGTGAGCACCGATGGTGGCCGGACCTGGGCCCAGGCAGAATTCCTGGACCCTGTGCGACGGCATGCGTGGCGACGGTGGACATTCGATTGGCTGACACCGAAAGAACCGGGGCAGTACACGTTGCTGGCTCGTGCCAAGGACGCGGACGGCCTGATCCAACCTGACAAGCACGACCAGAACTACGGCACCTACGTGATCAATCACCCTCTCCCAATTGACGTGTTCGTAGACGGTTCTGGAGGCCCGCGACCGTGA
- the cynR gene encoding transcriptional regulator CynR, with the protein MLLRPIRYLKAVADHGSFTRAASALHVSQPALSQQIREFEERMGVQLLDRTGRKVRPTDAGEAYLRHVQRALDELEVGSRAIRDVEDLSSGALRVGFTPSFAIYLLAPLIRRYRDRFPGIVLTVTEMAQEEMERAVSTDALDVGLAFSDVVAQDVEWLPLHAERLSLIVGQEHPAASGDREMDTIALAAESLALLGPTFATRVTVDRYLRRHRIQPHVAVEANSIAAIVEIVGATSLATILPETVAQEHVCLSVVRLTPAIESRRVALLQRRGGYRTAASRAFVAVAKDYTKAIEGQGRGRHHRIG; encoded by the coding sequence ATGCTGTTGCGCCCCATCCGCTATCTGAAGGCCGTCGCGGACCACGGCAGCTTCACTCGCGCCGCTAGTGCGCTGCATGTGTCCCAGCCTGCCCTTTCCCAACAGATTCGCGAGTTCGAGGAGCGGATGGGGGTGCAGCTACTTGACCGCACTGGTCGAAAGGTACGTCCCACCGATGCGGGCGAGGCCTACCTGCGCCATGTGCAGCGGGCGCTTGATGAGTTGGAAGTCGGCAGCCGTGCGATCCGCGATGTTGAGGACCTTTCGAGCGGTGCGCTGCGTGTGGGCTTTACGCCTTCCTTTGCGATTTATCTGCTCGCACCGTTGATCAGGCGGTACCGCGATCGCTTCCCTGGTATTGTCTTGACCGTCACTGAGATGGCGCAAGAAGAAATGGAGCGCGCGGTGAGCACAGACGCACTCGATGTCGGCTTGGCTTTCAGCGACGTCGTTGCGCAGGACGTCGAGTGGCTGCCATTGCACGCGGAGCGGCTGTCCCTAATCGTCGGGCAAGAGCATCCGGCAGCCAGCGGCGATCGGGAGATGGACACGATAGCTTTGGCCGCGGAATCGCTCGCACTGCTTGGGCCCACCTTCGCGACGCGCGTAACGGTGGACCGCTATCTCCGCCGTCACCGCATTCAGCCGCATGTGGCGGTGGAAGCCAATTCGATCGCCGCGATCGTGGAGATCGTCGGCGCCACCAGTTTAGCGACAATCTTGCCCGAGACAGTGGCGCAGGAACACGTTTGCCTCAGCGTCGTACGGCTCACACCCGCAATCGAATCCCGGCGCGTAGCGCTGCTCCAACGGCGCGGCGGTTATCGTACTGCTGCCTCCCGCGCCTTCGTTGCGGTGGCGAAGGACTATACGAAGGCGATCGAGGGCCAAGGCCGCGGGCGGCATCATCGTATCGGCTAG
- a CDS encoding AI-2E family transporter, translating into MKPLIRQPFKARTTEELMALLSAVATAILAAMIIGMLYFGREIFVPIALAILLSFVLAPLVAILQRIHVPRGFAVVSVVVLAFALIFAMGSLLATQLTQLAGDLPRYQSTISEKIQSFRDTKAGRGTLERASDMLKDLSKELDKPKVAVPADASSSIVSPNSTRPQAPVPVEVRQPDPGALESLRTLISPLVHPLATTGIIIIFVIFILLQREDLRNRIIRLAGSYDLQRTTAALDDAARRLSRLFLTQLIVNGAFGVVIGLGLWFIGIPSAILWGILAAVLRFVPYIGAVIAAAFPLALAVAVDPGWSMLLWTLTLFIIVEPVVGHVIEPMVYGRSTGLSPVAVVASATFWTALWGPIGLVLATPLTVCLVVLGRHVERLEFLDVMFGDRPALSPPEIFYQRMLAGDPTEAAEKAEEFLKERSLASYYDEVALKGLQLAQVDAERGALDPARLTKIRDAVSEFAGDLSDQEDRTSAKVNLTTDAEASSAVESVAEDSARENLSFLSKEDLPLEWQGEHPVLCLAGRSLIDEAAAIMLAQLSTAHGLAARVEGAEALSTTNVFRLETTGVAIICLVYLDSSGPAHMRYSVRRLRRKSPKATIILGCWVRDIEPAALELLREGAKADLVASSLGEALKLCIEATGVEDQQPPRRKSLQR; encoded by the coding sequence ATGAAGCCTTTGATCAGGCAGCCATTTAAAGCGCGTACTACTGAAGAACTTATGGCGCTGCTCAGCGCAGTGGCCACTGCGATTCTCGCGGCTATGATTATTGGCATGCTCTATTTTGGTCGCGAGATCTTCGTGCCCATTGCATTGGCGATTCTGCTGAGCTTCGTGCTGGCACCGCTAGTAGCAATACTACAACGCATCCATGTGCCGCGCGGCTTTGCGGTCGTGAGCGTGGTCGTCCTTGCCTTTGCGCTCATTTTTGCGATGGGGAGTCTTCTCGCCACGCAACTGACCCAGCTCGCCGGAGATCTTCCACGTTATCAATCGACGATAAGCGAGAAAATCCAATCTTTCCGGGATACAAAAGCTGGCAGGGGTACACTGGAACGCGCCTCCGACATGTTGAAGGATCTTAGCAAAGAACTCGATAAGCCAAAAGTCGCCGTTCCCGCGGATGCGTCAAGCTCGATCGTTAGTCCGAATTCAACGCGACCACAGGCGCCCGTTCCCGTGGAAGTCCGCCAGCCAGATCCTGGTGCACTAGAGAGCCTGCGAACTTTGATTTCCCCGCTCGTTCATCCGCTCGCGACGACCGGCATCATCATTATTTTTGTCATATTCATTCTGCTTCAACGCGAAGATCTGCGGAACCGGATCATTCGCTTGGCGGGGTCATATGACCTCCAACGTACCACTGCAGCGCTGGACGACGCGGCGAGACGCCTCAGTCGACTTTTTCTGACTCAGCTCATTGTGAACGGTGCCTTTGGCGTGGTGATTGGTTTAGGCCTTTGGTTCATAGGCATTCCAAGTGCGATCCTCTGGGGCATCCTGGCGGCGGTACTCCGCTTCGTACCATACATAGGCGCCGTCATCGCCGCTGCATTCCCGCTCGCCCTTGCGGTCGCCGTCGATCCCGGCTGGTCGATGCTTTTGTGGACGCTTACGCTCTTTATAATTGTTGAACCGGTAGTCGGCCATGTTATCGAGCCGATGGTATACGGCCGCAGCACGGGGCTTTCTCCCGTTGCCGTGGTAGCGTCGGCAACGTTTTGGACCGCACTTTGGGGTCCCATTGGGCTCGTCCTCGCTACGCCTCTAACGGTGTGCCTAGTTGTACTCGGGCGTCACGTGGAACGCCTCGAATTTCTTGACGTCATGTTTGGGGACCGACCTGCTCTTTCTCCCCCCGAGATCTTTTACCAGCGGATGTTGGCTGGTGATCCTACGGAAGCTGCCGAAAAGGCCGAAGAATTCCTGAAGGAACGGTCTCTCGCCTCGTACTATGATGAGGTCGCTTTGAAGGGTTTGCAGCTGGCACAAGTTGATGCTGAGCGCGGCGCGCTAGACCCCGCACGTCTCACAAAGATTCGAGATGCCGTCAGCGAATTTGCTGGCGATCTTTCCGATCAGGAAGATCGGACGTCGGCGAAAGTCAATTTAACCACCGATGCGGAAGCATCGTCTGCGGTGGAAAGCGTAGCTGAAGATTCGGCGCGTGAAAATTTGTCCTTTCTCAGCAAGGAAGACCTACCGCTTGAATGGCAAGGTGAACATCCCGTCCTCTGTCTGGCCGGACGTAGCCTCATCGACGAAGCGGCCGCGATTATGCTAGCGCAGCTATCGACAGCCCACGGTCTAGCGGCACGGGTCGAAGGGGCAGAAGCGCTTTCTACGACGAACGTCTTCCGACTTGAGACTACCGGCGTTGCCATCATCTGCTTAGTGTATCTTGATTCCAGTGGACCGGCACACATGCGTTATTCAGTTCGGCGCCTAAGGCGGAAGTCGCCAAAGGCAACAATTATCTTGGGCTGTTGGGTCAGGGATATCGAACCGGCCGCGCTGGAACTGTTGCGGGAGGGAGCGAAAGCAGACCTCGTTGCCTCCAGCCTGGGCGAAGCCCTCAAGCTGTGTATTGAGGCGACGGGAGTTGAGGACCAGCAGCCTCCAAGAAGAAAAAGTTTGCAACGGTAG
- a CDS encoding DUF417 family protein, which yields MGATLSFLTPFVTLSFLITTPDAWVSALGDAQHGFPYLSGAGRLVLKDIMLLAGGLLIMADSARAFLDAPFGQTSDDARQQDLSCPDRVSAVKASLARASSEARGLHPTPG from the coding sequence GTGGGCGCAACGCTCTCGTTCCTGACGCCGTTCGTGACGTTGTCTTTCCTGATCACGACGCCGGATGCGTGGGTTTCGGCGCTTGGCGATGCGCAGCACGGCTTTCCTTATCTGTCAGGCGCCGGTCGGCTCGTGCTGAAGGATATCATGCTGCTGGCCGGCGGCCTGCTGATTATGGCCGACAGCGCCCGCGCCTTCCTTGACGCGCCCTTTGGCCAAACTTCAGACGATGCCCGCCAGCAAGACCTCAGCTGCCCCGACAGAGTGAGCGCAGTCAAAGCGAGCCTCGCGCGCGCATCGTCCGAGGCTCGCGGCTTGCACCCGACGCCGGGATAG
- a CDS encoding histidine kinase dimerization/phospho-acceptor domain-containing protein produces the protein MPNAVDETSAVTATVFAKTFQPDPPRAIISEEPACDSEPRCHETQTELARANRVAIPGQLSASTAEINQPISAVVMNAEAALRLLLAQPTDTEAVRRLLACIVKDGMRAGDIVNRTRADAGDRHVRFDDSGS, from the coding sequence ATGCCCAACGCCGTCGACGAGACCAGCGCCGTTACCGCAACCGTGTTTGCCAAGACGTTCCAGCCGGACCCTCCGCGCGCCATCATCTCCGAGGAGCCCGCGTGCGACAGCGAGCCGCGCTGTCACGAAACACAGACGGAGTTGGCGCGCGCGAACCGGGTCGCGATCCCAGGACAGCTATCGGCGTCGACTGCCGAAATCAACCAGCCGATCAGCGCCGTCGTCATGAACGCCGAAGCCGCTTTGCGGCTGCTCCTCGCCCAGCCGACAGATACGGAAGCAGTCCGGCGGTTGCTCGCTTGTATCGTCAAGGACGGAATGCGCGCTGGGGACATCGTTAACCGCACCCGTGCGGATGCCGGAGATCGGCACGTCCGGTTCGATGATAGTGGTTCTTGA
- a CDS encoding ABC transporter substrate-binding protein, whose product MALVGAAAVWPFAAYAQQRAIPVVGLFIPSETATAKPRVEAFVQRLHELGWIEGRTVAIEYRWAEGRTERFAEIVAELTRLKVDVIVTAGASPVAAAKRATSLIPIVFAVSSDPVGTGLVASLARPGGNITGLSYLGPDLAAKRLEIAREALNGLARLAIMADSGASGAMLEMHEVQATASKLGLPVVLLEIQRRDQIAPAFTTLRERADALYVCSDPLVNANRVHIVTLALGAWLPTVFGERENVDAGGLLSYGPNIPDLFRRAAGLVDKILRGTKPADIPVEQPTNFELVINIKTAKALGLTIPPTLLSRADAVIE is encoded by the coding sequence ATGGCACTTGTTGGGGCTGCAGCGGTTTGGCCGTTCGCAGCGTACGCGCAACAGCGCGCGATACCGGTCGTTGGGCTCTTCATCCCATCGGAAACCGCGACCGCGAAACCACGGGTCGAGGCTTTTGTTCAGCGCCTCCACGAACTCGGTTGGATCGAGGGTCGCACGGTTGCAATTGAGTATCGGTGGGCGGAGGGACGCACCGAGCGCTTCGCTGAGATCGTCGCCGAGCTCACCCGGCTCAAAGTTGACGTCATCGTCACCGCGGGGGCATCGCCGGTCGCTGCCGCAAAACGGGCGACGTCGCTCATCCCCATCGTCTTTGCAGTTTCTTCGGATCCGGTTGGTACCGGCCTTGTCGCTTCGTTGGCGCGTCCGGGCGGCAATATCACCGGCTTGTCGTACCTAGGTCCAGATCTCGCGGCCAAGCGTCTTGAAATTGCCCGCGAGGCTCTTAATGGTCTCGCTCGGTTGGCGATCATGGCTGACAGCGGCGCATCTGGTGCGATGCTAGAGATGCACGAAGTTCAAGCCACGGCAAGCAAGCTCGGTCTCCCGGTGGTCCTATTGGAAATTCAGCGGAGAGACCAGATCGCACCGGCCTTTACGACGCTAAGAGAACGCGCAGACGCGCTTTATGTCTGTTCTGATCCACTGGTCAACGCTAATCGCGTCCACATCGTTACCTTGGCGCTCGGCGCATGGCTTCCGACTGTTTTTGGTGAGCGAGAGAATGTTGATGCGGGAGGGCTCTTATCCTACGGGCCAAACATTCCAGACCTGTTTCGCCGCGCTGCTGGGCTTGTTGATAAGATCCTACGCGGCACGAAGCCTGCCGACATCCCGGTCGAGCAACCGACCAATTTTGAACTAGTCATCAACATCAAGACCGCCAAGGCGCTTGGTTTGACTATACCGCCGACCCTTCTGTCCCGCGCGGACGCGGTGATCGAATGA